The DNA region AATTTGTTTACCAActattttaacaatttaacaaAAAGAAACCGGAGACACAGGAGAGCAACGTCAGACCAGACAATTTATACTCATTAATTGTAATGCAGAACAGAACAAGAATTCAGCTAGTCAGTTTGTGTAAAGTTCATTAAGTGCAAAGGCCACAGATaataaatgaaacattttaCAAGCATTCGCGTCTCATGCTGATTTCTGGGTaaacggggcgtatgcgcaactTGAAACTGACCGCTTATTTCCGTTTAAAGTTCACACCAACCACTAACCACTGACCAATAATGTTATATGGCCAAGTGCCAAAAATAGACGATGAACCATACTTCTGCATATTTTGTCACAAGACCCCAGGTTGAAATTGGTATTTTTACGGCTCGTGGTCAGTGTGATTCCTTAAAGTGGACTCATGCCGAGTGTAGTGCCCGTCATAAACGGGGAATAGAGTGTTTATCACCGCATTGTATTCAGAAATCACTGATAACTGCAAAGCGTCGACTGACCAATTGCGCTGCCTGATAGCGCTAATTGATATTGGATGGACTCTAAATAAATCAACTACGCTAACAGCGGGCCATGCAATTTGATTTCGCTTATTGCCGGCCACACTTCATCACGATTGTTCGTTGCGAAATGACACTGCGATTGGAGCGAGTGTCCAGTGGATAAGTTTATTGATGGCCCGGCTAATTATACACACGAACTGAACTGTATCTTATCTGCTGCAGATACAAGCACGGCTAAGGGTTCTAAACAATCTAAAGTCAACTAAGCCCATTGTTAACTTAAAATACAATTAGGGCTTACTGTTAAGCTGGGTGCCTGATTAAGTTGGACCGAACTCAAGCTCAAGTTCATagaataaaaaacacattccTTAAAGATTGGTCGATATATTTCTGCCTTTATTAGTTaattcaaattttgaaaacatttgtGTTTAATTTGTAAACTATATGAGACCCAAAACGTTGCATATTATTAAGCGAATATAGTTTCGAATAGAACTCGAtgttcaaaaaatataagcacAATTTTAGGGATATGTAGAAAATATGTGTAAAATGCATATAAGGTAGTGTAAAAGATTTAGTAACAATAAATTCAAGGGTAAAAGATATGTTTCGTATAAAAACTGTGGAAAGCCTTTTTAAATCACGAAAAGTTCCCCTGATGCGTTTTCTAAGTTAAcactttatatttttgtatatttttaacaGTGTACCTACATGTATGAAACTTTTTCACCTGATCAACAAGAATAAAACTACTACAACATTtataaactacattttgtaaagCTCCTTAGTTTCCAGCATTGTCGCCGCCATTTTTGGCCATCCGTCCACTTCCTTGTGGTAAAGGCACATCCTTGGATAAAAGTGCGTACTCCACGTCCATGTGTCTTATGAATGGAGAGGCCAGCATCTTGGCGGCCAGCTCGGCATCCTCGTCGTCGAAAGCTTGGAGTAGGTTTTGTAGTGTGTTCACCTCCTGGGGATCACAACGGCCACCCCATTTCTTGAAGGACTTCTTGGCATCCGAGAAATCCTGCAGTGTCAATTGTACCAGAATCAAGGCCACTACCAAACGGCCAACTTGTCCAAAGGACTTTGTTTGCAGATTAAGGCTTATTTCCTTTTTGAGGGCCTTGCCGGCCTCTTCGTATTTCTTGAGCCTGACCAATATCCTGGAAACCTTCGATGCAAATTCGGCTGCCTGGTGAGTGGATTCCGCAATCGAGACGACTGCCAAGGCGCGTTTGTAGAATCCCAATGCCAGCTCAGGATGCTTGGATTCCGTCATCTTGGCGGCTTTGTCCAGAGCAGCCGCTGCAGCTTCCGGTGAGCCATGTTGCTGGTAGAGACAGCAGGCCCTATTGGCATAGTCCTCCACTTCGGGCAGCTGGTCGGTTTCTTTGGCCAGCAGGATAATCTGCTCGTAGGACTTGGCTGCATGGAACCACGACTTGTTGTTTTCGTAACAGTCGATGGCCTTCAAAAAACAATCCTTGCTCTTATCGAAACATTTGGCACTTCGATACGCGCTCGCTGCCTTGAAATACATACCAGCTTTGGCATACTCATTCGCGGCACTAGCCGTTTGTTCTAACCAGGACTCTGCCTCCTCAATCTTTTTGGCATCTAGAGTGCTCATGTTCGCAAGTCACAACCTTTGCGTGTTGAAAAAATCAATTCGAGTGCCTTACATGCATATCAGTGTGCCCGAATGCGCAAGTGCAGGGAAAAGCCAGCTGGCCGCTCCTTTCTTATGCGGGCATGACACTGCGTTATGGTACTACTAAATGCTTTAGTTTTgctatttaaagtttttaattgtatttaataaaatagtGCTTATTGTGTGGTTTGTAGAGCTATTCTTTAAGTTTGGGGGGAGAAAAATAAACCTTTTAGACCAACGATGTTTTAAGATAAGTTTGACTTTGAATATATATggtagaaaatatataaataacttAATCGCCATGGATTTAAATCGAACTTTTATCGCATTCACAGAACTCCTAGTTCGATTAGGTTTGTCGCCCTGGCTAAAGAAAGAAAGACATCGATATGAAGACATGTGCTTTGTCATTTCTTAAGAGCTCTTTAAGTGAGAAGGTAAGGAAGTAAAGCACATAACTTTACCCCAGTATTGCAACTTACTGCAATTGAATTAAAACATTAACCCTATCAACAGGGTGGGTGCTTAATCTTGAAAAGAAGACTTATATCGGATTCTGCGTTTTCTTTTCCAAAGCAGGTAAGACCCTATATATGCAGAAAGTCTCTTGTCCTATTATTATCCTACCAACTTTTTAGTGAATCCCCTAATACTGCAAGATGAAGGTCTGGAGAGATGCGGGTCTTACCTACATCCATTATTCCAACATCGCAGCCCGCGTGGTGCGAGAGGCCCTCCGAGTTGAGCTCCGTGCGGAAGCCGCCAAGCGAAACATCAGCCATGTGAAGTTCACTCCTTGGGAGAACGGAAGGCCTGTGCCGCGCAAGAAGGAAGCACGCGAATCCGAATCTTAGGAGCCATGTGCACCATGTTTCATCCAATATATCAGCAGCTGTCATGATTctacaacaataataaaatcaatttatatcatttaaaaaaataatggaggggcttttgtttttggataATACATCTTAGTTAACTATTGTCGCATTAAGGCTTAATGGTTCATTCTAAAGTACAACACAGTTCTGTATTTAAATaccatataaataataatatacacAACATTTAGCATACATTCTACACACGCGTATTAAATACATAGATTGTGACTGCTTAATTTGGACTAAGACACTAGGTAGGAGAATCTAAGGATGAGAAAACAGTCAGTTCTGGAGCACGAGCCACGGCAGCAGGACGATGCACAAGGACCAGGATAGGCCCATCGCCCCGCTCTTCAGGTTGGTATAACTGTCCACGATGTGAATCTTCCAGCCCATATTGCCATGGGTAAAGGAGTTATAGTACACAGTGTCCGGCCACGTGATATTCGGTGTGATTTCCAACAGGGCCGGTTCCCCATCCACACACTCGGTGATCAGCGATCGATTGAACTTCTTGAAGGTGGGGAAGTTATCATCCAGGCGACGATCACTGTTTGGCGGATATCTGGACAGGCACAGCGGACCAGCAGCCGTGGGCTTGGGCCTGCCTCTCCTGGTGAACTCAACGCCGGCCAATACACGAATCTCACTTTGCTTCGCATCCGACAGTCGGTCATAACCACCCTGGGGATCGTCAGTGATGACCAACGGATGATAGTGCTCCGGGGAGTGGGGATTATTGCCACCCCTGACCTTGAAGGTGTAGGTCAGGCCACGCTTTAGGTAAAGTTCTGGAATCATGTAGCCATTGATGTACCAGGCCAAGCCACTGGACACATGGTTCGTCAGTCCCTGATAGCCACGAAGTCCCCCAGAGGGTCCCAAGTAGGCATTGAAGGTGCGTACAGTTCTGGAAGATAGTTAACTATATAAACATTTCATCTATGCAGAAGAAGATGGTATTCTTACGCATCTGTTATCCTGGTTCGCTCCCACGTTGGGGGATTAGTCGTCTCCATTCTCCTGGTAAACGCAAAGCAATCATTGACCGGCTCCGTGGTGTTAAAATCAATTACTATATCGCTCTTGGGATAGTAAGTGTGAAAGGCGGGCTCGTTGTTCGAATCCAACGGGCCAAATGCCCAGACCACGTAGTTGCTGCGGTCTAGGAAGATCTCCTTATCGCCATCATCGGCTGAAATGTGTAAATGCTTCCATCAGTGAGCACAAATCATGGGGCGAATGATAAAAAACTCACATGACTTGAGGGTGCGCCTGAAACTGATCGTATTAATGCCATCCTTGCGACTGTATGTATTCAACTGGAAGCTGTCCAGTCCACCAACCACATCGTCCCGGCAAACTCCTTTGTTTTGGCCCAAAACCTGAACGCACGGTGCCAAGGAAGTGATATTGTAGTCCACGGTATAGCCCCTGATGTCGTCTATGTAGGCCACCACGACATCGGAGCCAATCATCTGGCTGGATACATCGGATCCGGAAATGCCGAAGGACATGTAATCTTTCTGGTCCACCTGACCGGATAGTTGAAACGTGATCTGTGGCCCGAAAACCTCCCAGGACACCTGCATATCCTTGTGTAGCTGCCGGCAATTGGGCAGCGAGAATTCGAAAGGTGTTACTTTCACTAGCGATGGTGGAACGTTCAGTTTATCGTTGAACAGCACATGACCATAGTTCTCATTGTCAGCCACATCGTATACACTGATCCAATCGATGTCAAAGATAGTCTTATCTCCAGGCAGCTCCAGTTCTATGGTCTCCTTGTTGTACGCTCTTATAGGATCAAGGCTGGATGTTCATTATTTAAATGGGTTTGTAGTTAACTTCTTCTTTATTATATATCTCTAGGAAAACTTACTATCCTCGCTCATCTGGCAGCTTGCTCCCACGACTAGAAGGCTGTGGCCCTACTCCTGTCCAGAAAAATGTCCTCTTGCCAAGCCCATCGTAGGTAAATTCCTTGATGCGAATGGTCTTCGAGTCCAAGATCTcgatggtgctgctgctcaCATTGTGACTGCGCTTGGAGAAGGTACCTGCCAATTGGCTCATCGGTGGTTCAAACTCCTCGGGTATATAAACGTCCCCAAAGTTGTTTTGACTGCTCAGATCGTAGACCGCCAGCCATTTTATTTCGGTTATCTTCTTTCGATCCGGCAGGGTCAGCGTGAAGTCCTTGTTGTGATAGCGATCCAGGATGTTGGTTCTACGGTTAccattttgtattattatattatatgttataattgtaatgcatatatgtatatttactatatttacatatacatatgtatttaatttccatttttaattatgctcTTCATTTAGTTTCCATAGGAGcactatatatttttacacTTACTTGCCAAACTCATCGGGCACAATAAATCCCTGCGGTCCCGGCCGATTACTGGCGCCCGACCAGAAGAACGTATCCGCTCCGTTGCCGTCGTAGTTGAAGCCCACAATGAGAAAGGTGTACTCGTTCACGGCGTACACATCGCCGGACACTTGATGATGGTAGGAGTTCAGTTTGCCCAGATATTTTCCACGGTACGGAccatcctcctcctcgttcTGAGCCACTACTTGAATAAGTTATCATTAAGAAAATTTGATGccggcaaaaacaaaaacattgaaaacaaATCGCAAACGAAAGACTGTGACAACAAACTTGTTTTTTGGATTTTTCGGATTTTCGCTCTGACTAATAAGCCAGCAATTCGGCTTCTGATTTACTGCCACTGGGCCAGGTGGCGCCCCCTGGCGGGAGCTCTGAGAGACCAATCCAAGACTAGACCAGTTTCTCTAGTTTTACACGAAAGTGAATTTGTTTTCGCCCCGTCTGGAGCGTAACGCCAGTACAAATTTCTCTTTCTTTTGCAGTTTGCCTCGTTTTTCTTGTTATTATCAAGTTTGCAATGTAGTCTAGTTAACTCACAGGCTGCGGGGAGAAGCAGGAAAATCGTTAAAGTAGCCAGCAATAAATGGTGCTGCAATCGCAGACAAAGAACGCTGCTGCTCAATGTCATCTTATTCGTTCCCTTTGTTATCCCGATCTGGTTTGTATCACTCCCACTTCCTAAGCcacgttttatttttttcacaaatttttgAATCGATTTTATCTTGAATGCTTATTCACGTTGCAGCATTTTGCATACTGGGTTTTTTCCCGGTTCCGCTGCGTCACTGAAGATGGTCAGATTtccaaatatatatgtttaacTTCTTTAATTGAGAGCcaagtaaattatttataattttttcttgCTTTTGCTTAAGGTCGTTTCGTCACTTGCATGCGTTTTCGCTGCGATTGTTGTTGTGTTCACTTGGCCAAAACAGGTTTAGGCAACAGTTCCGGcgtttttatatatatttttcacttttcccaAAGCCCTCGCTCAAAGACCAAATCGAAAACGAACCGCACTGTCCAAGCGATCAGAGTGAACTGAGACTAAGCCGCCGTTATTTCGGTTTGGGTTTCTTTCGGAGTTCCGACGTCGTGGTCTTGGCAATGTTAAGTGAGCACTGCTCTCCGCATCTTTCTCTTGAGCTGTGCGCATGCGTGATTGGCATTGAAATGGCCAAGAGTGGCCGTAACGGTACTTGCTGCATACGGAATACGCGAGGTGCGCTTGAGAAGTTCCAAAATAGTATCAATTTTACCCAGATAAATACTGAAAGAGATTTTTATAATACTATAAATTCTTCCTATTGTGGCATTATCacgcataaataaatataactatgtatatattgcGGTATCCATGTTACTGACCccattttatattatatttgtatatacattttttctgATCAGAGTTCTTATCAGGGTAAATCTGGTACAGCCTGTTTCTATAGGCATTCGGATCATGAAAGCCTACATAATTAtcttaaaaatgaaataaaacacacttttattatttttcacaattttcttGCTTGCAAAACTAAACTTTATTCCTTAGGTTTGCTTTTATTAGATCTTTATTTTGAATAGCAATTCAATGTTTTTAAAACTAATCAATTGCAATTTGTCGTCTGTttgcgtttttatttaaacagcAATTGCAACAGTTTTTCTCTACTCGACTGCGTTggattttatttcatttaatgaaTAATGTTTTCGTTTTAAGTTATCTCTTTTTTTGTGGTTgcgattttatttacaaaaaggCATGTCAAAGATATATGAATAAAGGTGTGCGttgcaaacaaaatttaataagAGGATCGTCgataaaaaacataaaattggCAACCAAAACATTTGTATCTGGGAAATTTGTATACGATTTTCACTCAGGGTCTAGACCAATTTTCACTGAATTCTTATTTTCTAAACAATTTAGGGTCTCTTTTATATCTGCTATCCCGCCGCACTTTTCGCGCTTGTATAACTAgtttattgaaaatacaatattaataatatatcatTATTCTCATAAGAAGCACAATTTatgttgttttagtttttatttcatcATTTTATGCGTTTACATTTCAGTGTTTTGAACTTGCTGCCGTACATTTTTCAGAATTTTGTCGTTTAACATTTTCAGCGCACGGTGtatattataatttacttttacttcCATTTAAGGTTtgtgtttataaattttatttgttttttttttgttatttgttaaCACTAGACACTAGATAACCTATAAAAATGGTTCAGTTTTGTTTATAGTTCTTTATGGAAAACATGACAATGAATACAAGAAACTTTACAAAACAGTAAACACGCTGGAAAAGTCGTTGACCGATGAAAAAGGGGGCGGGCCAAGGGGGCAGATAGACTATATGTGAGAATTGGTCTTGGACGCACGCACGCATAGTTGAACTAAAAGTAGCAATACTTAGCTTAAATGTAGCGTATAAAAAtagtgttttctttttattttattggttttttgttttacttgttTCTCTCATTTCAGATAgactttaaattaaacaaattgagaacactaaattgtattttaaactTAGGCTGcgttttatatgtatatgtatgtatcaaTTAACTGCGATGCATACGTTATCAATGCATTTATTTCTTCCGCATTCGCCTCATCTTTGACTTCTGCTTTCTGGTCTAGCATTGGATTCTTAGTGAATTTAAGTGTTTAAATGAGCATTTTAAATTGGTTTGACTGAGACAACTTCCGGCTGTTCGATTGCTAACGTTGGTTGCTTTAGATGAGATTTAAAATGAGACATAGTCGATCGACAAGCTCCAAGGGCCTATCGTCGCTTTTTGCATGGAATGAACGTTGTCAAACGAATAAACAATCGGAAATTCGTGTTTAGTCTATATTTATAAAGTAGAGCAAACAGGGCGCATATGTTTCTTGACTTTTCATCGTAAACTTAACAAGCGaacagaaaaaatattacaacatgcattttaagtttttctttttatgttgtatattattatcttttattacaaatacTTCGGCGCTGGCGctaattatacaaaaatgttcGGGGAAATCAATAGCTATCATAATATTACTCTTATTGTGGGGTTTTTTTGAATTGCGCTACATGAAATCAAATATACGCTttactatttataaatgtaatgtataaaaaatttgtttccaTCTCTTAAGTTTCTGGTATTGTTTCTCGTTATACGCATTCAGCGCAAAAATACATTACAAAGCTTTTGCTATGGCATTATGTATGATGTAAGGTTGTTActtgattttggtttttttcggGGGTCGGGAAGGGGGAAAGGTATGCGGATGAAGGGTAATGGCCTGAGGTAATGGTGTTAGGcaaacaatttaattgcaaGTGAAATTTGAAAACTATTTTGAAACAAACCGATTGATTTAACTTTAGAATGAGACGTGATCGTAGTTCTTGGTGTTTCTGTAGATAAAGTTGCTTGTGTGATTGTGGCGTATGGTGTGGTTCTTGTGAAGAGTGTTGGCTAAAATTTATCCTGAAATATGAATAGGTTATTGGTCGCAGCCACGGCGATGATATTTTCTTCGGGATGCCAGGCGGTGTGCAGGATCTTCTTGTTGAAATCTAGGCAGTCCACGCTGATCTCATCCTTCTTCCGTTTGCCGCCAGTGCAAACTTTCCGTGGCTTAAGCACCGTCTTCGGTTTGATGATGTCCCTGGACGCCTCTAGCGTCACATCCTTTTTCGAGTTGCGGTCGAAGACGCGGAAGAAGTTGTTGTAGCTTCCGGTCATTATTGAGCTGTCCTTGCCGTTCCAACAGCACTCGAACTTGTCGAAGATGCAGTCATTCTCGTACAGCGAGCACAGCTTGGCGCGCAGGTATTCATGGACCTGGAAATAAAGCGATGAAATTAGTATGGCTTTTTAATAAATGGCATATGATTTAAAAATTCTGCAGATACCTCTACCTTTGAGAAACACATTATATATTATGTAGGTACTAACCGGATAGGTCTCAATGGGCTTTGTTTCCATGTGCAGATCCCACACTTTGATGCTCAAGTAATCCCTGGAGATCATGTAGCGACCCGAGTTGCTTAGCTTCACATCGCTGATGGAGCTGATTATTTCGCTAAAGAAGCTGCGATTCGTTGGATTCTCGGGCTCCTCAAACTGTTTGCTGTGCCGGTCGCATAGTGCCGCCGAACGCATATCACATAATCGTATTGTGCCCTTAGAGCTCGAGTACACAAACACATTGCACTCGGTCGGATGGAATTCGGCCGCCGTGATCACCTCTGTTAGCTCCTCCATGTTGGTTGGCTTGATGTCGACAATGTTGTAGCTCTGGTTGACCACCTCCAAGTGCCACAGATTGATTCGCAGGTCGTCGGCCGACAAGAAGGTCTCCTGATCCGAGTTAACGCTTATTGAATTGATGTGATAGGTGTGTGCATTGGCGAAGGTGCGCCGTGGGGAGGCCTCCACCAGCAGTGGTATCTGCTTCACGGAGGGCACTCGGAGAGCCGTTACATTCTGTGGATCCCGGATCAGTCCGTTCTCCTCCTTCGTGTTGTAGCCGCCGAACGACTTGTCACGCTCACTGACCTTCCACAATTTGACTGTCTTGTCGTTGGTCGAGAGCAGAAAGTGCACGGGATTCTTTTGTTGCAGCCACCGGATCTTGTTTATCTTCTCCTCAATCTCCAGAGACTTGAGGTAGTCGAATTCAGGCTCGTGCGATTGGAATGTCGAATAGACATTGTATTCGCCGCGTCGCGGATTGGCGGCTTTTGAGGCAGGATCACGCTGCAATagttgaatatatatatattaaatattttcacgATTGCATAAAACATTGTTCACTTACCTGAAAGATGACGACGCGACCGCCCTTGTCACCAGTGGCCAGCAGTTCGCCATCGTGATTGAATTCCACGCAGGATATGATGTCTGCATCCGTGACATCATCGTCTAGGGCGCCTTTAATCTGTGAGAAGCACCAAGACGCCTCTCCATTACCTGAAAAGACAGAGCAGGACCAAATGATGAGTATTCAATTTGACACTTTCGGCCAGCTCGAGTTCGATCCACTGAATGGCAATTCGATTGGACAACTAAGTGAAAAGGCTGGCGGCACATGAAACTAAGTGTAACGTTTGATTTTCTCCCGAGCCCATACATGTGCAAAAGaacatatactcgtatatacatGGCTGGTAAGCGGAAGGACAACCAACTATGACGACGGTATCCTGGGCATGCCCAAATATTTGCTAATGACGCCATACTCGGCCTTCCAAGCCGGTCTGCCTGTCTTTAAAGCCCTTTAATCTCTTGGCCAAATATTCTTCTTTCCGTTTCCTTGTCTCGCTGCTTTTAGCCCACAACCACGCCCCCTTTCCCTTCCCCCTTGTTTGCCATTCGCTCTCTGCACAGCCACTTTTAGCGATTGCGGTACGTTGTGTAAACGATGACGTTGCTGCTGTCCTCCTTATTCGGAAACACCACTTTATACACTGATATTCCATAATGGGAGCATTTCATTTGGAAAATGTGTTTCCCTTTTCACAAACAGTGGGATGCAGTACGTAGTTTATCTTAATTTGTGGAATTTTCGAATCAATTTTGCAGGAAATTCATACAACAACTCATCGAAAGTAATaacctaaaaataaaagctttgATTGTGCCTGCAGCATCATTACAATCTTTATAAAGAAAACgaataaaatgtttgtcaTGCCCACTGTACTCCAATTCGCTTTGTATCTGCcattggctttttgtttttggccccCATGTCTGGGGGCTGTGTGcgaattttggcaattttttccACATTCCCAAATATTCATTgggctttgtttgtttgatttctcTGGCACAGCCCTTGCCCAGCCCAGTCCCATGTGCTGTGACCTCATT from Drosophila santomea strain STO CAGO 1482 chromosome 3R, Prin_Dsan_1.1, whole genome shotgun sequence includes:
- the LOC120453436 gene encoding protein stunted, with the translated sequence MKVWRDAGLTYIHYSNIAARVVREALRVELRAEAAKRNISHVKFTPWENGRPVPRKKEARESES
- the LOC120453435 gene encoding protein Skeletor, isoforms B/C isoform X2; its protein translation is MTLSSSVLCLRLQHHLLLATLTIFLLLPAALAQNEEEDGPYRGKYLGKLNSYHHQVSGDVYAVNEYTFLIVGFNYDGNGADTFFWSGASNRPGPQGFIVPDEFGKTNILDRYHNKDFTLTLPDRKKITEIKWLAVYDLSSQNNFGDVYIPEEFEPPMSQLAGTFSKRSHNVSSSTIEILDSKTIRIKEFTYDGLGKRTFFWTGVGPQPSSRGSKLPDERGYLDPIRAYNKETIELELPGDKTIFDIDWISVYDVADNENYGHVLFNDKLNVPPSLVKVTPFEFSLPNCRQLHKDMQVSWEVFGPQITFQLSGQVDQKDYMSFGISGSDVSSQMIGSDVVVAYIDDIRGYTVDYNITSLAPCVQVLGQNKGVCRDDVVGGLDSFQLNTYSRKDGINTISFRRTLKSSDDGDKEIFLDRSNYVVWAFGPLDSNNEPAFHTYYPKSDIVIDFNTTEPVNDCFAFTRRMETTNPPTWERTRITDATVRTFNAYLGPSGGLRGYQGLTNHVSSGLAWYINGYMIPELYLKRGLTYTFKVRGGNNPHSPEHYHPLVITDDPQGGYDRLSDAKQSEIRVLAGVEFTRRGRPKPTAAGPLCLSRYPPNSDRRLDDNFPTFKKFNRSLITECVDGEPALLEITPNITWPDTVYYNSFTHGNMGWKIHIVDSYTNLKSGAMGLSWSLCIVLLPWLVLQN
- the LOC120452319 gene encoding gamma-soluble NSF attachment protein isoform X2, translated to MSMPKLAIDCYENNKSWFHAAKSYEQIILLAKETDQLPEVEDYANRACCLYQQHGSPEAAAAALDKAAKMTESKHPELALGFYKRALAVVSIAESTHQAAEFASKVSRILVRLKKYEEAGKALKKEISLNLQTKSFGQVGRLVVALILVQLTLQDFSDAKKSFKKWGGRCDPQEVNTLQNLLQAFDDEDAELAAKMLASPFIRHMDVEYALLSKDVPLPQGSGRMAKNGGDNAGN
- the LOC120452319 gene encoding gamma-soluble NSF attachment protein isoform X1 → MSTLDAKKIEEAESWLEQTASAANEYAKAGMYFKAASAYRSAKCFDKSKDCFLKAIDCYENNKSWFHAAKSYEQIILLAKETDQLPEVEDYANRACCLYQQHGSPEAAAAALDKAAKMTESKHPELALGFYKRALAVVSIAESTHQAAEFASKVSRILVRLKKYEEAGKALKKEISLNLQTKSFGQVGRLVVALILVQLTLQDFSDAKKSFKKWGGRCDPQEVNTLQNLLQAFDDEDAELAAKMLASPFIRHMDVEYALLSKDVPLPQGSGRMAKNGGDNAGN
- the LOC120453435 gene encoding protein Skeletor, isoforms B/C isoform X1; this encodes MTLSSSVLCLRLQHHLLLATLTIFLLLPAALVAQNEEEDGPYRGKYLGKLNSYHHQVSGDVYAVNEYTFLIVGFNYDGNGADTFFWSGASNRPGPQGFIVPDEFGKTNILDRYHNKDFTLTLPDRKKITEIKWLAVYDLSSQNNFGDVYIPEEFEPPMSQLAGTFSKRSHNVSSSTIEILDSKTIRIKEFTYDGLGKRTFFWTGVGPQPSSRGSKLPDERGYLDPIRAYNKETIELELPGDKTIFDIDWISVYDVADNENYGHVLFNDKLNVPPSLVKVTPFEFSLPNCRQLHKDMQVSWEVFGPQITFQLSGQVDQKDYMSFGISGSDVSSQMIGSDVVVAYIDDIRGYTVDYNITSLAPCVQVLGQNKGVCRDDVVGGLDSFQLNTYSRKDGINTISFRRTLKSSDDGDKEIFLDRSNYVVWAFGPLDSNNEPAFHTYYPKSDIVIDFNTTEPVNDCFAFTRRMETTNPPTWERTRITDATVRTFNAYLGPSGGLRGYQGLTNHVSSGLAWYINGYMIPELYLKRGLTYTFKVRGGNNPHSPEHYHPLVITDDPQGGYDRLSDAKQSEIRVLAGVEFTRRGRPKPTAAGPLCLSRYPPNSDRRLDDNFPTFKKFNRSLITECVDGEPALLEITPNITWPDTVYYNSFTHGNMGWKIHIVDSYTNLKSGAMGLSWSLCIVLLPWLVLQN
- the LOC120450837 gene encoding protein phosphatase PP2A 55 kDa regulatory subunit isoform X1, translated to MGRWGRQSPVLEPPDPQMQNTPPPPTLPPRTFMRQSSITKIGNMLNTAININGAKKPTSNGEASWCFSQIKGALDDDVTDADIISCVEFNHDGELLATGDKGGRVVIFQRDPASKAANPRRGEYNVYSTFQSHEPEFDYLKSLEIEEKINKIRWLQQKNPVHFLLSTNDKTVKLWKVSERDKSFGGYNTKEENGLIRDPQNVTALRVPSVKQIPLLVEASPRRTFANAHTYHINSISVNSDQETFLSADDLRINLWHLEVVNQSYNIVDIKPTNMEELTEVITAAEFHPTECNVFVYSSSKGTIRLCDMRSAALCDRHSKQFEEPENPTNRSFFSEIISSISDVKLSNSGRYMISRDYLSIKVWDLHMETKPIETYPVHEYLRAKLCSLYENDCIFDKFECCWNGKDSSIMTGSYNNFFRVFDRNSKKDVTLEASRDIIKPKTVLKPRKVCTGGKRKKDEISVDCLDFNKKILHTAWHPEENIIAVAATNNLFIFQDKF
- the LOC120450837 gene encoding protein phosphatase PP2A 55 kDa regulatory subunit isoform X2, producing MAGNGEASWCFSQIKGALDDDVTDADIISCVEFNHDGELLATGDKGGRVVIFQRDPASKAANPRRGEYNVYSTFQSHEPEFDYLKSLEIEEKINKIRWLQQKNPVHFLLSTNDKTVKLWKVSERDKSFGGYNTKEENGLIRDPQNVTALRVPSVKQIPLLVEASPRRTFANAHTYHINSISVNSDQETFLSADDLRINLWHLEVVNQSYNIVDIKPTNMEELTEVITAAEFHPTECNVFVYSSSKGTIRLCDMRSAALCDRHSKQFEEPENPTNRSFFSEIISSISDVKLSNSGRYMISRDYLSIKVWDLHMETKPIETYPVHEYLRAKLCSLYENDCIFDKFECCWNGKDSSIMTGSYNNFFRVFDRNSKKDVTLEASRDIIKPKTVLKPRKVCTGGKRKKDEISVDCLDFNKKILHTAWHPEENIIAVAATNNLFIFQDKF